Below is a window of Camelina sativa cultivar DH55 chromosome 11, Cs, whole genome shotgun sequence DNA.
AATGCATAGACAAGCTCTTCCAAAGGTGTGTAGCAGTTTGGCAATCTGTATTTGTCAGATACACATTTATAGGGACAAACGGGTTCACTAACTCCTCCTGCAGATTCAAAGCTCCTTCCGTCAAAAGATATCcaattaagaagaaacaaaagatcgGGGGATGGAAGAGCAAGAGAACTGTTAGATAAAATACCTCGTACATATACAAATTTTGCACGACTTGGAAGATGCTCAGGTGGGCAGGGTGTACAAAGACGTTTTTCAGAGCCTTCAACATTCTTGTAAGTGCCAATGGGGCATTCCTGGAAGAACACATGGATCCAGAGATATCAAGTATCAGGCACAAGTAAACAAGGCAGAGATTTACGTTCAAGAAAAAAGAACAGTACTGGGACTGTCTAATTTTGTGGTTTGTTATGCCCATTAATTTGCTGGCATAAGGGACAAGCAAATTGGCGAAAAGCTAAGACATTAGTGGCTAGTAACGAAGAAACTACGACATAATAAACAATAAGACTTACCAAGCAAAATGTACCATATAGTCCCTTTGGACACTTTTTCCCAGTCATTGTTCCCTCTTCCCCGAAACGACCTCCATTGTCCCCTGCACCTCCTCTGAAGACATCAAAAAAGCAAGCGATTCAAAGTCTGTGTATAACTTTCATGAAGACAAGACACGTTTGCAGATTAAAAACTTTGTCAGTCTCATGAAGAAAATAGGACAGGCACAGTCTCAAGCATCAAATACTAAGGTACCATTTTCCTCTCATGTTCATGGCGACGCTAGTACGAAATTAACGTGTATATGCATGCTTTATACTGGTAATAACAAATGACCCAAAAGGTAGCAACCACAGAAGAGAGATTGCTACAGTTATCATGACAATGGTACATACCTACTGCTAATGGACCCCTTGACAGTTGCAACAGGAGAATACTCGTCCCCAGTGTGTAACATGTCCCAGTGAAAATGAAGNNNNNNNNNNNNNNNNNNNNNNNNNNNNNNNNNNNNNNNNNNNNNNNNNNNNNNNNNNNNNNNNNNNNNNNNNNNNNNNNNNNNNNNNNNNNNNNNNNNNNNNNNNNNNNNNNNNNNNNNNNNNNNNNNNNNNNNNNNNNNNNNNNNNNNNNNNNNNNNNNNNNNNNNNNNNNNNNNNNNNNNNNNNNNNNNNNNNNNNNNNNNNNNNNNNNNNNNNNNNNNNNNNNNNNNNNNNNNNNNNNNNNNNNNNNNNNNNNNNNNNNNNNNNNNNNNNNNNNNNNNNNNNNNNNNNNNNNNNNNNNNNNNNNNNNNNNNNNNNNNNNNNNNNNNNNNNNNNNNNNNNNNNNNNNNNNNNNNNNNNNNNNNNNNNNNNNNNNNNNNNNNNNNNNNNNNNNNNNNNNNNNNNNNNNNNNNNNNNNNNNNNNNNNNNNNNNNNNNNNNNNNNNNNNNNNNNNNNNNNNNNNNNNNNNNNNNNNNNNNNNNNNNNNNNNNNNNNNNNNNNNNNNNNNNNNNNNNNNNNNNNNNNNNNNNNNNNNNNNNNNNNNNNNNNNNNNNNNNNNNNNNNNNNNNNNNNNNNNNNNNNNNNNNNNNNNNNNNNNNNNNNNNNNNNNNNNNNNNNNNNNNNNNNNNNNNNNNNNNNNNNNNNNNNNNNNNNNNNNNNNNNNNNNNNNNNNNNNNNNNNNNNNNNNNNNNNNNNNNNNNNNNNNNNNNNNNNNNNNNNNNNNNNNNNNNNNNNNNNNNNNNNNNNNNNNNNNNNNNNNNNNNNNNNNNNNNNNNNNNNNNNNNNNNNNNNNNNNNNNNNNNNNNNNNNNNNNNNNNNNNNNNNNNNNNNNNNNNNNNNNNNNNNNNNNNNNNNNNNNNNNNNNNNNNNNNNNNNNNNNNNNNNNNNNNNNNNNNNNNNNNNNNNNNNNNNNNNNNNNNNNNNNNNNNNNNNNNNNNNNNNNNNNNGAATTCTTTGAGAGCTCAAGCatctgaagaaaaagaagaatcgtCCCACCTGATCCTCCACCAACTCCGCCGACCAAAGATCTGTTACCATTCACTATTGGCTTCCCAAGGCTTTGGCCATCAGAGCTCAGAGATCCACTTAGATTAAGTACGAAAAGAGGAAACTGGATGGAGCCAATAACTGAAAAGGTGGAAAACAAATATGTGTATAGGTCACTTGACTGTGCCAGATGAGTCAACAGGTATTTCAATGGGTACCATTGGCTGCCAGcttttcttaaaataatagaaaaatagtTAAGTACTGACCTATCATCCCTCCACCAGTCACATCCCCATATGATTTATCTGGACTTTCTGCTCCGCTCCCCAACTCACAGGGAAAATCAGGATCGCCGTAAGTATGACCTCCGTTGCATACTCTCCCATTGAAAATGCCTGACCCCCCTCTTCCTCCATGCCCAGCACCACTACCAGCCCCATTTGAATAAAGTCCCTTTCCCAAGCCACCACTGCAACCTgccatataattttttgtatagTATAAGAAACCACAATTATCTTATTGAATACAAAGAAAGCTATTCAAAAATTAATGACTTAGTGAGAATCCCTCTGCAGTGAAAAGGCAAACAGCTGTAGAACTTTGCTGAAAATGGAACACAAGGGTGATTTTCATAGTTTATATACCAAATTCAGATGCAGTGATCAAGCCATCATCAGTAACTACAACCGTTCTCGCCCTGTGGATTTGAATTATGCTTCCTTTCACAAGACCACTCACAAGAATGTCCTCGACTCGACATATCTAGAAAATGAATAAGTTGAAGAATTATGAAAAGTTCGAAgctaaaaataagagaaaatcaTTATGTAGCAGTCAAGTCTAATTTTTCTTACTCCAGGAGGGTAACACAGAAAAGGTTACTATGCACAACTAAACTAGAGTACTATAGGAATATTGAAACTCCcaattgtttggtttattttagcAAACAATTTCGTTCAGCCTAATAATTATCCAATAGTAGACTCTTTACTTGCGTAATTACCTGATACGTAGTACAACGTCTAAATAATTTTGACCACCAAGATACTTCTTAATCAAACAAACCTGAAGGGAAAACGATAGTGTGTAATTGACATGGCAATCATCCGGTGGACTAATCAAGTCTATTGGGCATGTCTTGCTCTCACAAAGGGTCCGAGTAACCCTgtcaaaaagaaagagattttcTAGCACAAGGGTTCCAATTATTAAGTCTAGCTCTAACCACCCTCATAAGAATAATGTAAGCGTATAAGAAGTCATACTCACGCGTTTTTGCTTTCGTAATCATCAAGTGGTGCTTGAAGTACTGAACCTGGTCCAACCTGCAAAATTGAGGAACTAGTTAAAAAAGAGTTTTCATAGTTCACCGATGACAATGCCTAACTAAATGTTTGTAAATGACAGACAGAAACCTGATCTCATAATAACATAGAGATATATAGGTCAACAAAAGTTGGACATATATCATTTTGAAGAATAGTTACTTACAGTTATGTTGTAAAACTGAGATAAGGAAAGTCTCTGGCCTTTAATTGCATCCCCAGGACCAGTGAGCGTCAACATTCCTTGACCATATACACCCAAGTTCGCATTAGAAGTAATGACGGAATTTTCCTACAATGAGAAAAAGTCAAAATCTGTCTTCCAATCAAAGAATCGGGGTAAATAAGANNNNNNNNNNNNNNNNNNNNNNNNNNNNNNNNNNNNNNNNNNNNNNNNNNNNNNNNNNNNNNNNNNNNNNNNNNNNNNNNNNNNNNNNNNNNNNNNNNNNNNNNNNNNNNNNNNNNNNNNNNNNNNNNNNNNNNNNNNNNNNNNNNNNNNNNNNNNNNNNNNNNNNNNNNNNNNNNNNNNNNNNNNNNNNNNNNNNNNNNNNNNNNNNNNNNNNNNNNNNNNNNNNNNNNNNNNNNNNNNNNNNNNNNNNNNNNNNNNNNNNNNNNNNNNNNNNNNNNNNNNNNNNNNNNNNNNNNNNNNNNNNNNNNNNNNNNNNNNNNNNNNNNNNNNNNNNNNNNNNNNNNNNNNNNNNNNNNNNNNNNNNNNNNNNNNNNNNNNNNNNNNNNNNNNNNNNNNNNNNNNNNNNNNNNNNNNNNNNNNNNNNNNNNNNNNNNNNNNNNNNNNNNNNNNNNNNNNNNNNNNNNNNNNNNNNNNNNNNNNNNNNNNNNNNNNNNNNNNNNNNNNNNNNNNNNNNNNNNNNNNNNNNNNNNNNNNNNNNNNNNNNNNNNNNNNNNNNNNNNNNNNNNNNNNNNNNNNNNNNNNNNNNNNNNNNNNNNNNNNNNNNNNNNNNNNNNNNNNNNNNNNNNNNNNNNNNNNNNNNNNNNNNNNNNNNNNNNNNNNNNNNNNNNNNNNNNNNNNNNNNNNNNNNNNNNNNNNNNNNNNNNNNNNNNNNNNNNNNNNNNNNNNNNNNNNNNNNNNNNNNNNNNNNNNNNNNNNNNNNNNNNNNNNNNNNNNNNNNNNNNNNNNNNNNNNNNNNNNNNNNNNNNNNNNNNNNNNNNNNNNNNNNNNNNNNNNNNNNNNNNNNNNNNNNNNNNNNNNNNNNNNNNNNNNNNNNNNNNNNNNNNNNNNNNNNNNNNNNNNNNNNNNNNNNNNNNNNNNNNNNNNNNNNNNNNNNNNNNNNNNNNNNNNNNNNNNNNNNNNNNNNNNNNNNNNNNNNNNNNNNNNNNNNNNNNNNNNNNNNNNNNNNNNNNNNNNNNNNNNNNNNNNNNNNNNNNNNNNNNNNNNNNNNNNNNNNNNNNNNNNNNNNNNNNNNNNNNNNNNNNNNNNNNNNNNNNNNNNNNNNNNNNNNNNNNNNNNNNNNNNNNNNNNNNNNNNNNNNNNNNNNNNNNNNNNNNNAGATTGTTGCTGAATGGTTAGGAACAAGAACCTGCCTTTATAACGGAGTTACTCATTAAAAGCTCTTCTGCAACAAGCTCAAATTCTGAAATTGGATACTTTGATAACCCAAAGACAATGCTGCTTCCCCGATAAAGACTGATTTGACCTCTGACCTTCACAAtcagaataataaataaaaaacatttaggGGTAGTGCCAccgtaaaaatatttaaagcaAGAGAGACGAAGGAGCTTCTATTTAAGCATCCTTTAATAAGATCAAGAACTGTAAAATTGCAAGGTCactgttgaaaagaaaaaatatagaaagcATTCATATTATGGTATATACCTTCGATTAAAAAAGGTTTGCACGGATCACAAAAGAATCAGGGGAGAGAAGATAATTCAGGactatatcaaaagaaaagaaaatagaaattctGAAAATTAACTGACCTGCATTCTGGTCCATAGCAGCGGGACCAAAACTTTTGCATTATTATCTACATAGATGTTTGACCACAGAGGTCTTGTAGGAAAATCCAGCAACGGAGTTTCTGTCTCTGTAGTCATGTTTTCGTTTCCAACCcttaaactaattaattctGCATTGAAATACGTTCCAGCAGCTCCAGCATTTTTTGGGCACCCGATACTTGCGCCACCTGCAGTGAATAGAACCAGACAATTTTGTATGGATTAACTGCTGATATTCAACACAGCCTAATATAAAGAACTATATCCACAGGAAACAAGAAAGGACATCAAGTTTACCCATAACAGGGAAAAGGGAAATATATGGGTTATAAAAACTACTTGAAAGCAACGATTAAAACAGAACACTTGCATAAGCGCTGAAAGGTAGCAAACGAAAAACAAACCATGCACAAGAACTTTGATATCTTCTTGTATGCTGTAACAGTCAAGGGAGATCCTtcctccaccacctccaccCCATCCCCTTCCACCCGATGCAGATAATTTACCGTAACCCTTCCTGCATATTCAAATGATACATGAGAAAGATTGAactgaaacaaaattaacaagtgAAAATCCAAAACCCTTGATATACCACATTCCTATGACAAAATCTGATAGTAAGATCAATTTCAAAGTATATCCAGAAATTTGTTACTGCCACGTTGCAGCACTAAACAGAtagtaaaatcaaatttaaagtGCACCCAAAATTTGCAAGTGATTGAGATAGGACTCAAATGGGAAGCATGAACTTACAGCTTTACTGAATGAATAAAGATACTTCCTCCAGATCCTCCACCCCCTTCCTGtccaccatcaccaccatctGCTGAAACAGTTCCATTCATATGTATTGTGTCATTCAATAGGAGTTTGACACGACCTCCACCTTTGCCTCCGAATTCCGTAGTGGACTTAACACCTCCCTCGCTCCCATAGCTCCACGGTTCATGCAAAGACGACCAAGCATAAACGTCACCACCCCAATAGGTTGTTTTATTGCTCTTGAGACACGAAGCACCTCTCCCACCATGGCCTCCACCCGCACCATCAGTACCATATGGTGTTCCACTAGTCTGAGAAGGTGGTGGTCCAGCCAATGCTGTCGTGTAGATAGAAGAATTGGTATCCATTGTTAAATTGACAGCAGAGAAAACCGCAGAACCGGCAACGATTCTTGCTGATTGACCCACATGAATATTTCCAGAAACATTGAAGGTGATCATACATCCTTCAATGGGGCAATCAACTAAGACATGGGCAAGTATGTTCAGATTGCCCGTTCCATATACATAAAGATCAGAATCGAAACGCAAATTCGAGTTCACTGTACAAGTGGTATTCAACGATCCAACACCATCCAGGTCCTGACAGGTGACGTTACTGGGAGCACTAGAATTCCCAGAATCTACATCTGAAAACAATCTCACAGGGCTCTCAAATTCAGTGTCCCCTCCATACTGTGATAAGCTGAAACATGGCGTGGACACCAAAAAGACACACAAGAACACGAATCCAAGCATCACCAACGAAAGCCAAAATCAGTCGCACACTGTCCCAGAGAACCAAAACAACACTGACGAcatctaagaagaagaaaaagtcgcAATTCCCAGTCTCCCTTGAGTTCAATTCCGTAGcgattccacaaaaaaaaaaaaaagcgaaactAATCTCTGAATTCACCAACTACTTCCACAAAATCTGAAcagattcttcttctgcaacaGCAAAGCAAACAATCGCATaagaattttttcaaaaaaaaaaagaagaaaaaacctaaaaaggcGGAAAAAACAATGAGTACGCAACAACGCGACGCGAAGAGAGTTCAGAGATACGTCATCCAACAACATACAGAGAAACGAAGAAAGCAAAGAGAGGAGAGTGGGAGAAATGCTAAACCTGATTCAGAAATCGAGCGAGAAAACGAAGGAAAAACCCAGTACGAAGCTTTTGGGATCTTAAGGAGAAGTGAGAGTCAGAGATGGTCTTCTTCTGTTTTACTTCGCTTTCCCNtttttttttttttttttttgcttttccttCAGCGtatgaaaaagagagagagagaagagagaggactgTTATGGAGTTGAAGCTACGCTTAAATCTAATGTACAGCTGTCCTCTGcatccaaaaaataaataatttatttaactttctttttcattcaaatcttgtttatgtaaattattaatttcacattaagtaaatttgattattgtgtaatctataaaaaaaatcacataattCAGTTGGAAAAAATTGATTTGCTTTGATATGATTGAAATTAGTATAAATTTAATGACTTGAGTTAATCACAATGCCCTTTGTTTTTCCCCACAAATCACGAGACTACCCCTTCTGAGTCTGCAGGTGTGTGATGCAACCGTTACAAACTTTCTTTTGTCCGTACTATAATATCTTAGACTTGAAATACTTGAGGCGGGTCAAAGATAATATAGtaggaaaaccaaaattaaagaattgagtccaaaaaatatctaatttagtTGTTGgcaaaaaatatctaatttagtTGTTggcaaaaaatatatgtatatctctAGTTTAGttgttgacagaaaaaaataaatatccaatttggtttaaaatattAGAGACGGTTTACTCCATCGGTTCATATCAATCCTTATAATATACTCGAATATAAATTGTTAGATAAGAGTAAGAAACAAGAgctgtatatgattaaatttctaattattttcctttttttggcaTGTTTCAGTAGTTTAAAAAGAGGAAATATGAGGCGTGACAAAAGCCAATATTTAGGGGAAAGTTTAAGAGATTGATTTAAAAGGGCCAACTATACCCTGAATCGAGTAAGCACGTATAAAGTTCACGGCATCTATCTACACATTTCgggatattttttattatttcacatcaaagaaaaaataaattccaGTCCGTGAGAGAGAGACTCTTTCATTTTTTGTGTCTCTACCTCTATGTTTTGTATCTGAATTTAAAGCCACAGCTAAAAAAAGCCTCGAGGGTTTCTTGTCTGTTTGAGGTTAAACCAGAAATACAAAGAGTGTTTCGTGTCGTTCGGGAAAACGATCTTTAAACTTGTGGACCCAACAATGAGTCTAATTCATCACCGTCGCATGTTCGTCATGACGTGTGTTAAAGATCACGAAGAACCCATCTAAGACACGAATACTCCGTCCAAACAAAATCTAACGTTTTCGTGACTATTATTAGCCTATGCTGCCCAATCCATTTTCATCAAGCCAAAAAAGGACCAAAAAAACCATGTCGGCTATTTTCTTTATCCAAACAACCTTGCCCAACGCCAAATACAATTCAGACCAACCTCGGATATATTAACTTTAAACTTGAGGATATTTTTGAGGATATAAAATCGAATCTAAATCTAAACCTAGACCGTATTAAACTGATCGAAATCAGTTTTAATCAGTGTTAACGAGAAACTTTGAAATCCAAAATGGACAACTTCATAAAGCCATGGACGGATCCCGAACCAAAACTTGCACATATACCGAATCAATAATTTCAGACAAACCGacaataaaatattcaaaaaccatatataaagCAAAAAGCTTGTAATCATATCAATATCACCAAACACCACCACCAGTTTTAACTATGGGTAGGCTTCAGATATCTGACTACAATAATAAAGCATCTGAGCGTATTTTAATAATACAcggtaaaaacaaaaaccaaaaacatataaGCCCTAAGGATTTACGGACCAAATACTTTTTCCCCCAGGCTTACTACTTAGGTACCTGTTTCTCTGCATAACCATTTACCTGTTGCTGTGTTTAGGCGAGCCAAAAAGGCACATAATACCTTGCAAGCAACCGGAAGTCACCAGATGTTTGTTTTGGACCTGTGACAGCATGGAACCAAGCCGGTGTATTTGCAAAAGAGTTTATAAACCCGTTGCATCCAAGTTTTGTCTTTCTCACCCTCAGCCATTGTAAGgatgttttgggttttgtgaCGTCTGGTTAGGTTGAGATTGCTGTGGGCCTGAAAGGTTTAGTGGCTGTGTGTTGTAGTGTGAGAAAGGCTGCGAGTAAAGCGAATTTGGGAGACCCTGAGCCGGAGTTTTAGACAAGAGTCGTTAGCATCTTTTAACCAGAAATATGTGTAAGTATAGATAAAGAAAGCGAAGGCAAGTAAATCCTCAAATGTTTGCTAATTGTATACGTAGACGCAAACAAAGAATCAAGAAANGGAGATTAGATTACAGAAAAATAGGTATAATACACTGCGACTGAAtcacaaaataacattatataagAAGACAACCTGTGATATGCCACCCATAGAAAATCCATCCCTGAATGCTTGGTTACCCTGGAGAGGTAACTAGCACGTCATGATccagaataaaacaaaataactgaGGTCTAATGCTTCAAAAATTAGATGAAAGTAATAAACTTTGAAAGAGATCCAGGCAGTATTTACATATCCAGGTTGGGATAGCGGACCAACAGGTGAAGGCTGGCTATTTGGACTATCAAGCGGGAAGTTTAGATTAGGGCCAATAGTTCCAACATTATGTTGGGTAGCTTGTTGGTGCGGAAGATGGCCTCCAACTGAAGTCCCACGACCAGCTCCAAAACCATGATTTCCAGGTTGAGGAGCATGAGGAACAACACCCACAGGTCCACGAGTTGGAATAGCGTATGGCTGAGAAGGAGGACCACCGGGAAAGGGTGAAAGTGGAACCCTCGGCATCGGGTAGCCAGCTGGGTGTAGTCCAGGTCTAGCACCATTAGGTGGGCCAGAAGGAAGATAGGAACCACCAGCTGAATAAATGGAAGAAGATTTCAATATGAATGCCTAAAGCACATTTAAACCACACAAGACACAAAAGGAATACTGGACATTTACCCCTTCCTCGACTGCCTCTTCTGTCAGCATTAGGATTACCCGAACCAAAATTATCATTTCCCATCATGCCAGCGCCCCCACCATAAAATAGCCTCCGATCATTGTAAATCTAACAAGTACGAAAGAggattaaatttcatattgcaTGTCACTGTAATCTAGATTGACCGACATAGAGGTTCATTTGGTACCTTTCTTGGTTTCTGAAACTGTACCATGCTCTGCTTTAAATTATTAAGAGGTCCTTCGACCAAACACTCATGTTCCTGCaaattaaaggaaaacaaaGTACTCAATATAGTATCATACAGTCATTTCTCTAATCAATTCTGGACTCGAAAGGAAACATCCCAAAAGTTCACAAGAACAGATTGTAATAGCTGAGTGGCAACAAATGGTGAAGACAACCATCCAGTAAAATAACTCATTCCCCCTATATACCTTGTAATGTGTCAACAATCCATTCCACAGAGGCTGTTTACTAAGAACCTTCGGGTTTCCAAGAATAACTATTCCATAACGAGCACGCGTAAGTGCAACGTTGAGCCTCCGTGGATCATTAAGGAATCCAATGCCCTGAAAACCAAATAACCAGTAGTTACATGTCATTTCCAACAATTTTTTAAGAAGTAATGTACCACATGGAAAAGGAAAAGCATTAAACAAAGTACGAACTGTAGAGTATTATAGAAGGAAAAGTACAATACACACCTGATGCTCGTTACTTCTCACACAGGACAATATGATGTAATCTTTTTCCCTTCCTTGAAAAGAATCAACACTGGCAACCTGTACATTCGAGAGCCGGTTAAATACATGATAGGATCAAATCAACCTTTTTAACAGCCCTTGATAATACTACCTCAATTTCCTTGTAAAGTTGCTGTCGGAGAGAACCATTTCTTGCCATGTAATTAACAATGTATGCCCTTTGTCCCTCATATGGAGTTATCACACCAATCTGATAAACATGAGCATAATTTGATAACGTCAACGTATACCGAAAGAATTTACAATAGATATTAGTTAAGGATCTCAGTACACTCACCTGACTGGGGACAACTCCACTCTTTAAGAAAGCAGTCACAAGTTTCTCCACATTAGCAGCCTCAGTTCTATTAAGATACGATGTTCCACTAGCACTGATCTCCTCTTGTCCCAGCTACAAATTAAAAGACGAGAAGTGAAGAAATATTTGGCTTGTTTAAAATGAGTTTCTGAAGTTGGGTGCCAGGCCAATGGATCTGATTTACCATAAATCGTTCTAAACTATTCCACTGTGATTTGATACCTGAACATAGAAAAACATGGGCCGGTTAGGCATAGGCCATGGGAAATCAATCCCTGTTGTTTGCCTCTCAATAATTGTGACTCCATTCTGTAGAGTTCCTTCATAGAAGCTGTTAGATGGGAACTCGGACAAAGCTGGATGCATACGATATTGAACCTGAAATGAAGAATATGAtatgaaaacattaaatgagGAGTCGTACACACAGTGAAAGGGAAATATAAGATAGTATATCCCTTATTCCCTGTGAAGCATCACAAGAACGAGAAATTaattacatagtttttttttaataaaatgagaACATTCTCATTCATAAAATGAAATCTGCAACGTTAGAGCAGAGTGATTGATATAGTACCTGCAATCTGATTGGTTTGATACCAAGAAGCACAAGTCGTTCAAAGAGAGACTGTGCCAAGCCAGCACGAGCTGCTTTCTTGCACATAATGACGGGGCCAAGCTGACAATGATCACCAACAAGAACAACCTAGAGCAGAAACTTCTGTTAGCAATCAATAGCANNNNNNNNNNNNNNNNNNNNNNNNNNNNNNNNNNNNNNNNNNNNNNNNNNNNNNNNNNNNNNNNNNNNNNNNNNNNNNNNNNNNNNNNNNNNNNNNNNNNNNNNNNNNNNNNNNNNNNNNNNNNNNNNNNNNNNNNNNNNNNNNNNNNNNNNNNNNNNNNNNNNNNNNNNNNNNNNNNNNNNNNNNNNNNNNNNNNNNNNNNNNNNNNNNNNNNNNNNNNNNNNNNNNNNNNNNNNNNNNNNNNNNNNNNNNNNNNNNNNNNNNNNNNNNNNNNNNNNNNNNNNNNNNNNNNNNNNNNNNNNNNNNNNNNNNNNNNNNNNNNNNNNNNNNNNNNNNNNNNNNNNNNNNNNNNNNNNNNNNNNNNNNNNNNNNNNNNNNNNNNNNNNNNNNNNNNNNNNNNNNNNNNNNNNNNNNNNNNNNNNNNNNNNNNNNNNNNNNNNNNNNNNNNNNNNNNNNNNNNNNNNNNNNNNNNNNNNNNNNNNNNNNNNNNNNNNNNNNNNNNNNNNNNNNNNNNNNNNNNNNNNNNNNNNNNNNNNNNNNNNNNNNNNNNNNNNNNNNNNNNNNNNNNNNNNNNNNNNNNNNNNNNNNNNNNNNNNNNNNNNNNNNNNNNNNNNNNNNNNNNNNNNNNNNNNNNNNNNNNNNNNNNNNNNNNNNNNNNNNNNNNNNNNNNNNNNNNNNNNNNNNNNNNNNNNNNNNNNNNNNNNNNNNNNNNNNNNNNNNNNNNNNNNNNNNNNNNNNNNNNNNNNNNNNNNNNNNNNNGCAGCACCAACACACGTGCAGCATATGACATCAGCACTCTGGGTTATCTCACGTTCTGTTGctcttttcaagtttttgtatttcttttcatCACTGCTCGACAGCTCACCTAGtgataataaaatacaaaaagcaAATAGTTTAAAAGCTATGATCACTTCAATTGTCACAGGGTGCAGGCACAACAAGAAAGTTCATCAGATCAATTACAAGAAACTGGCAATAGGAATGTAAATGAAAATTCGAAGATGTCAACAAGTTGAAAATGCGGGACCTTGTTCATCTTTCAACTGCTGTAGCTTATGCAGCTCGCTCTTCTCAGATGTGTCCAAATGCCGTACCTGAAAGCAACCACTTATATGAATTATCTTCAAAACAAGAAGGTAAAAGGGACAGAATGAATCAGAGAGTTACAGCGTGTCCCCACGTTTACTAACCTGGTAGTGAAGGGTTAAATGCTCTACAGGAGAACTTACAGCTTCCCTAGATTTTGCACAAAGGCGAACAACCTGACATCATAGTAGAAAGATTCAAAAGAAGCAGTGTActcttaaattaaaatttgatggCGGTAACCttcaaaagaataaataaataggaGTATCAAGCGTCTTCCGAAaaccttttataaaaaaactggACCGCGGAGGTTCAAGAGTTTACCTTTAAACCAGTAGCACTAATTTTTCCAGCTAGTTGGTCTACAGCAACATTACTTGGG
It encodes the following:
- the LOC104728503 gene encoding uncharacterized protein LOC104728503, with the protein product MLGFVFLCVFLVSTPCFSLSQYGGDTEFESPVRLFSDVDSGNSSAPSNVTCQDLDGVGSLNTTCTVNSNLRFDSDLYVYGTGNLNILAHVLVDCPIEGCMITFNVSGNIHVGQSARIVAGSAVFSAVNLTMDTNSSIYTTALAGPPPSQTSGTPYGTDGAGGGHGGRGASCLKSNKTTYWGGDVYAWSSLHEPWSYGSEGGVKSTTEFGGKGGGRVKLLLNDTIHMNGTVSADGGDGGQEGGGGSGGSIFIHSVKLKGYGKLSASGGRGWGGGGGGRISLDCYSIQEDIKVLVHGGASIGCPKNAGAAGTYFNAELISLRVGNENMTTETETPLLDFPTRPLWSNIYVDNNAKVLVPLLWTRMQVRGQISLYRGSSIVFGLSKYPISEFELVAEELLMSNSVIKAGSCENSVITSNANLGVYGQGMLTLTGPGDAIKGQRLSLSQFYNITVGPGSVLQAPLDDYESKNAVTRTLCESKTCPIDLISPPDDCHVNYTLSFSLQICRVEDILVSGLVKGSIIQIHRARTVVVTDDGLITASEFGCSGGLGKGLYSNGAGSGAGHGGRGGSGIFNGRVCNGGHTYGDPDFPCELGSGAESPDKSYGDVTGGGMIVIGSIQFPLFVLNLSGSLSSDGQSLGKPIVNGNRSLVGGVGGGSGGTILLFLQMLELSKNFHWDMLHTGDEYSPVATVKGSISSRGGAGDNGGRFGEEGTMTGKKCPKGLYGTFCLECPIGTYKNVEGSEKRLCTPCPPEHLPSRAKFVYVRGGVSEPVCPYKCVSDKYRLPNCYTPLEELVYAFGGPLPFALLLSCVVVVLGLLLSTLSIKLLRLSFYGANSIEHQSAHCLPHLLSLSEVRGAKSEDTQTHAYRMYFMGPNTFREPWHLPYSPPDAIIEIVYEDAFNRFIDEINSTAAYDWWEGSVHSILSVLANPCAWSWKQWRRRRKIHRLQEYVKSQYDHSCLRSCRSRALYKGMKVGATPDLMVAYIDFFLGGDEKRVDMVSIIQKRFPMCILFGGDGSYMSPYSLHSDTLLTNLLGQHIPPSVWHRFVAGLNAQLRTVRHGSIRSALLPVIRWINSHGNPQLEFHGVRIELGWFQATASGYYQLGILVFVGDFPLNNVNQSISFRSDDESPRNSAACPSKSLIELQQNLIQPGHGLSRKRINGGINGGLINEISLDSLQYRRDLLFPFSLLLNNTRPVGRQDTLLRLISILLLADLSITLLALLQFYWLALAAFLAILLILPLSLLCPFPAGLNALLSKEMRRASLTRIYGLWNATSLTNVIVAFICGVIHSGFFSDELPNIWNAIRDDDKWWVLPTILLLLKSIQARFLDWHVANLEVPDFSLLCPDPDTFWAYESGA
- the LOC104728505 gene encoding regulator of nonsense transcripts 1 homolog; this encodes MDSQQSDLFDTVSQPDTVADAYNFLEFDTQGDSEFDYPEFGSPTAWPTPSDSISIADASDRGGGGAAADHHSEASSPSSLSAVAGNGAKAGRGGVSSSIQVDALAAGIGNLNFEETGDDDGFDYGQNDFTEHACKYCGISNPACVVRCNVASCRKWFCNSRGNTSGSHIVNHLVRAKHKEVCLHRDSPLGETILECYNCGCRNVFLLGFISAKTDSVVVLLCRDPCLNVNALKDMNWDLSQWCPLIDDRCFLPWLVKVPSEQEQLRARQISAQQINKIEELWKTNPDATLEDLEKPGVDDEPQPVQPKYEDAYQYRNVFAPLIKLEADYDKMMKESQSKENLTVRWDIGLNKKRVAYFVFPKEENELRLVPGDELRLRYSGDAAHPAWQSVGHVIKLTAQEEVALELRANQGVPIDVNHGFSVDFVWKSTSFDRMQGAMKNFAVDETSVSGYIYHQLLGHEVEAQMVRNTLPRRFGVPGLPELNASQVNAAKSVLQKPISLIQGPPGTGKTVTSAAIVYHMAKQGQGQVLVCAPSNVAVDQLAGKISATGLKVVRLCAKSREAVSSPVEHLTLHYQVRHLDTSEKSELHKLQQLKDEQGELSSSDEKKYKNLKRATEREITQSADVICCTCVGAVVLVGDHCQLGPVIMCKKAARAGLAQSLFERLVLLGIKPIRLQVQYRMHPALSEFPSNSFYEGTLQNGVTIIERQTTGIDFPWPMPNRPMFFYVQLGQEEISASGTSYLNRTEAANVEKLVTAFLKSGVVPSQIGVITPYEGQRAYIVNYMARNGSLRQQLYKEIEVASVDSFQGREKDYIILSCVRSNEHQGIGFLNDPRRLNVALTRARYGIVILGNPKVLSKQPLWNGLLTHYKEHECLVEGPLNNLKQSMVQFQKPRKIYNDRRLFYGGGAGMMGNDNFGSGNPNADRRGSRGRAGGSYLPSGPPNGARPGLHPAGYPMPRVPLSPFPGGPPSQPYAIPTRGPVGVVPHAPQPGNHGFGAGRGTSVGGHLPHQQATQHNVGTIGPNLNFPLDSPNSQPSPVGPLSQPGYGNQAFRDGFSMGGISQVVFLYNLSKTPAQGLPNSLYSQPFSHYNTQPLNLSGPQQSQPNQTSQNPKHPYNG